The DNA region GAAGAATATTATTTAGAGCTGCAAAGTGGAAAATTTGATAGGATCAGAACTGATTGGATAAGTCTTTCCAACACCATAGGTAAATATGTTACTGTTGAAACACAGGGTAAAAAGATTGAGGGGTATGCAACAGGGGTTGATCCGAAAGGAAACCTTGTTGTGCGGCTTCCAAACGGGCTAAATGAATATGTAATGAGCGGAGATGTAACAGTACAATGAATAAGAATACATTGCTTACCTGCGATATAGGGAATTCTGAAATACATTTTGGCGTTTTTGTTGGTGATACATTGAAAAAGTCATTTCGTATTTCTTCAAAGCTTCCGTATGAAAAGATGAGAAGTGAAGCGGCCAAAAGAATGCCTAAAGAGTGCGATTCCGTTATTCTCGGGAGTGTTGTTCCGCACGTAACAAAAAAGCTCGGTCGAATAATAAAAAACACCTTAAAGGTTGATCCTCATATTGTTTCTTCATCAACTAAATGGGGAATAGACCTGAAGTATAAAAACCCTCAAACGCTTGGTGTTGATAGGCTTGCTAATAGTATTGGCGGATTTGCACTCTATGGCGGCCCGCTTATTATTGTTGATTTTGGTACTGCGATTACGTTTGATGTTGTCGACGGAAAAGGTAATTTTATTGGGGGTGCTCTTATCCCTGGATATGCACTTCAGTGTGATAGTCTTGGTGACAATACCGCGCAGTTACCGAAAGTTACCAAAGGCGCAGGATCTTCCAGTAAAATAGGTGATGATACACATTCATGTATTAAACTTGGTGTTACGGTTGGGGTATGTGGCGCTGTTAAAGAAGTGTTGGCACACCTCAAGAATATTAAGGGAATACAA from Candidatus Ancaeobacter aquaticus includes:
- a CDS encoding type III pantothenate kinase, with product MNKNTLLTCDIGNSEIHFGVFVGDTLKKSFRISSKLPYEKMRSEAAKRMPKECDSVILGSVVPHVTKKLGRIIKNTLKVDPHIVSSSTKWGIDLKYKNPQTLGVDRLANSIGGFALYGGPLIIVDFGTAITFDVVDGKGNFIGGALIPGYALQCDSLGDNTAQLPKVTKGAGSSSKIGDDTHSCIKLGVTVGVCGAVKEVLAHLKNIKGIQKKELKILATGGHSYYFATRAKIFDVVCPDLTLIGLKEMYKRIVQ